In Arthrobacter sp. QXT-31, one genomic interval encodes:
- a CDS encoding YnfA family protein: protein MPIAKSVLLFVLAAVAEIGGAWLVWQAVREDKAWWWAGLGVVALGIYGFVATLQPDAHFGRILAAYGGVFVAGSLAWGMIFDGFRPDRWDIVGSVICLVGVAVIMFSPRGS from the coding sequence ATGCCCATTGCCAAGTCCGTCCTGTTGTTCGTGCTCGCCGCTGTCGCGGAAATCGGGGGCGCCTGGCTGGTCTGGCAGGCAGTGCGGGAAGACAAAGCCTGGTGGTGGGCCGGGCTCGGCGTCGTCGCGCTGGGGATCTATGGCTTCGTGGCCACCTTGCAGCCGGACGCGCACTTCGGCAGGATCCTCGCCGCTTATGGCGGTGTTTTCGTCGCAGGTTCCCTGGCGTGGGGCATGATCTTCGACGGGTTCCGCCCTGACCGCTGGGACATCGTTGGGTCCGTTATCTGCCTGGTAGGTGTCGCCGTGATCATGTTCTCGCCCCGGGGCTCCTAA
- a CDS encoding ArsR/SmtB family transcription factor produces MSTADEQPSLIHPVTPGPEHLAAASETLRMLAEPTRLHLLWQLSAGPRTVTEMTDASGAPRTVVSQHLAKLRLSGLVDTRKNGRHIVYSLRDGHLIRLITEAINHADHMVTGEARHQ; encoded by the coding sequence TTGAGCACAGCCGATGAACAGCCATCCCTGATCCATCCGGTCACCCCCGGACCGGAACACCTGGCGGCGGCCAGCGAAACGCTGCGGATGCTCGCCGAACCCACCCGCCTGCACCTGCTCTGGCAGCTCTCGGCGGGCCCGCGGACCGTCACGGAAATGACGGACGCTTCCGGAGCGCCCCGCACCGTGGTCAGCCAGCACCTCGCCAAACTTCGCCTCAGCGGCCTCGTCGACACCCGAAAGAACGGCCGCCACATCGTCTACTCCCTGCGCGACGGACACCTGATCCGGCTCATCACCGAAGCCATCAACCACGCAGACCACATGGTCACCGGAGAAGCCCGCCACCAATGA
- a CDS encoding MFS transporter, with the protein MLLVAVNALVGGTLGQERTVLPLLANQVFLQDLYTSALTYILAFGLAKAATNYFAGTLSDRYGRKPVLVAGWLIALPVPVMLILGPSWGWIVAANVILGISQGLTWSTTVIMKMDLVGPSRRGLAMGLNEAAGYLGVAGTAVTTGYIAADYGLRPGPFLLGAAYIALGLGLSVLAVKETRDFARLESAGHAAARADAHAELGNRQIFTLTSFRDKSLSSVSQAGMVNNLNDGLAWGLFPLLFAAGGLTIGTIGILAAVYPAVWGAGQLVTGALSDRYGRKPLIVAGMLIQAAALGMIAVGTGFGIWLTGAILLGAGTAMVYPTLLAAIGDVAHPAWRARSVGIYRLWRDGGFAVGALLSGVLADAYGIPAAVAVVGALTALSGIIVALRMRGTDHTTIR; encoded by the coding sequence ATCCTCCTGGTCGCAGTCAACGCCCTTGTCGGCGGGACGCTCGGTCAGGAACGCACGGTCCTGCCGTTGCTCGCGAACCAGGTTTTCCTCCAGGACCTCTACACGAGCGCTCTGACCTACATCCTGGCCTTTGGCCTGGCCAAGGCCGCCACCAACTACTTCGCCGGAACCCTCTCGGACCGCTACGGCCGCAAACCCGTACTGGTCGCGGGCTGGCTCATTGCCCTGCCCGTTCCGGTGATGCTGATCCTCGGCCCGTCCTGGGGATGGATCGTCGCGGCCAACGTCATCCTGGGCATCAGCCAGGGCCTGACCTGGTCCACCACGGTGATCATGAAGATGGACCTCGTCGGCCCCTCACGGCGCGGCCTGGCCATGGGCCTGAACGAGGCCGCCGGCTACCTCGGCGTGGCCGGCACCGCCGTCACCACGGGCTATATCGCCGCCGACTACGGGCTCCGGCCCGGACCGTTCCTGCTCGGCGCTGCTTACATCGCCCTCGGGCTGGGCCTGTCCGTGCTCGCCGTGAAGGAAACCCGCGATTTTGCCAGGCTTGAGTCCGCCGGCCACGCCGCCGCACGGGCAGACGCCCATGCGGAGCTGGGCAACCGGCAGATTTTCACCCTGACCAGCTTCCGGGATAAGTCCCTGTCCTCGGTCAGCCAGGCCGGCATGGTCAACAACCTCAACGACGGCCTGGCCTGGGGCCTGTTTCCCCTTCTCTTCGCCGCCGGCGGCCTGACGATCGGGACGATAGGCATCCTCGCCGCGGTTTACCCGGCCGTGTGGGGCGCCGGGCAACTGGTCACCGGTGCCCTGTCCGACAGATACGGGCGCAAGCCGCTGATCGTCGCCGGCATGCTCATCCAGGCCGCGGCCCTGGGCATGATCGCCGTCGGAACCGGCTTCGGGATCTGGCTCACCGGAGCCATCCTCCTCGGCGCCGGAACAGCCATGGTCTACCCCACCCTGCTTGCCGCCATCGGCGACGTCGCCCACCCTGCATGGCGCGCACGCTCCGTCGGGATCTACCGCCTGTGGCGCGACGGCGGATTCGCCGTCGGCGCCCTGCTCTCCGGAGTCCTCGCTGACGCCTACGGCATCCCCGCCGCCGTCGCCGTCGTCGGAGCCCTCACCGCACTGTCCGGCATCATCGTGGCCCTGAGGATGCGGGGAACCGACCACACCACCATCCGGTAA
- a CDS encoding MFS transporter: MKVQAAQRIPQRLVQSYALSPKRRDALYRRTLVVVIISQIFGGAGLAAGVTVGALLAQQMLGTAGLAGMPAALFTLGSAGAAFLVGRISQRHGRRAGLTSGFIAGGIGAGGVVLAALTDNVILLFIALLVYGAGTATNLQARYAGTDLATPRSRATAVSLAMVSTTLGAVAGPNLVTPMGAVAAALGIPPLAGPFLLAAAAYTFAGLVLFLWLRPDPFLLASALSARESADTTAVHDAPPAPEPPRLNRSVTVGTTVMVLTQIAMVAIMTMTPVHMQAHGRSLTEVGVVIGIHIGFMYLPSLVTGVLVDRIGRFPMAIAAGLTLLAAGIVAATAPAQSMMQLMVALALLGLGWNFGLISGTALIVDATPLETRAATQGSIDVLIALAGASGGALSGLVVAGTSYAVLSLTGGILSLLLIPVVIWSRRTAHVMG; this comes from the coding sequence GTGAAGGTCCAGGCCGCGCAGCGGATCCCGCAGCGCCTCGTCCAGTCCTACGCCCTCTCCCCGAAGCGCCGCGACGCGCTCTACCGTCGTACGCTCGTCGTAGTCATCATCTCCCAGATATTCGGGGGCGCCGGCCTCGCGGCCGGTGTCACGGTAGGGGCCCTCCTGGCGCAGCAGATGCTCGGCACCGCAGGGCTGGCCGGCATGCCGGCGGCACTGTTTACCCTCGGCTCCGCCGGTGCAGCATTCCTCGTCGGACGGATTTCCCAGCGCCACGGCCGCCGTGCCGGCTTGACGTCAGGATTCATCGCCGGGGGTATTGGAGCTGGCGGCGTTGTGCTGGCAGCGCTGACAGACAATGTCATCCTGCTCTTCATCGCCCTTCTCGTCTACGGGGCAGGAACGGCAACGAACCTGCAAGCACGTTACGCCGGAACCGACCTCGCCACTCCGCGGAGCCGCGCCACGGCGGTCAGCTTGGCCATGGTTTCCACCACCCTGGGGGCAGTCGCCGGCCCGAACCTGGTCACCCCGATGGGAGCCGTCGCCGCAGCCCTGGGGATTCCGCCCCTGGCCGGACCGTTCCTGCTCGCCGCTGCCGCCTACACGTTCGCGGGTCTGGTGCTGTTTCTCTGGCTTCGCCCCGACCCGTTCCTGCTGGCGTCCGCTCTCAGCGCGCGTGAATCGGCAGACACGACGGCGGTCCATGACGCACCGCCTGCACCAGAACCGCCGCGGCTCAACCGCAGCGTCACCGTCGGTACGACCGTCATGGTCCTCACCCAGATAGCCATGGTTGCCATCATGACCATGACGCCGGTTCACATGCAGGCGCATGGGCGCAGCCTCACCGAAGTCGGTGTGGTGATCGGTATCCATATCGGCTTCATGTACCTGCCCTCGCTGGTCACCGGAGTCCTGGTCGACCGAATCGGCCGGTTCCCCATGGCCATCGCCGCGGGCCTGACGCTGCTCGCGGCCGGGATTGTCGCGGCCACCGCCCCGGCACAGTCCATGATGCAGCTGATGGTTGCCCTCGCACTGCTGGGCCTTGGCTGGAACTTTGGGCTGATCAGCGGCACCGCCCTCATCGTCGACGCGACACCACTCGAAACACGGGCCGCGACGCAAGGCTCCATCGACGTTCTCATCGCCCTGGCCGGCGCGTCCGGCGGTGCCCTGTCCGGCCTTGTCGTCGCCGGCACCAGCTACGCCGTCCTTTCCCTCACGGGAGGAATCCTGTCCCTCCTCCTGATCCCCGTCGTGATCTGGTCGCGACGCACCGCTCACGTCATGGGGTAG
- a CDS encoding ArsR/SmtB family transcription factor produces the protein MNKLGSEGKHVGDREAKDDLFDALASVAKGLGSGRRAEIVDVLAQGERPVDEIAQEIGQSVANTSQHLQHLLRSGLVHSRRDGTRIYYRLSGPGVAQLWTAVRLVASDHVAKLNELAAAYLGDRSALSTLTRTELRDRMAGGDIVVLDVRPEPEFRSGHIAGAVSVPVKELTERLRELPEGHTVAAYCRGPYCVFADEAVRTLRRSGIPAVRLEDGYPEWEAAGLPVETNASNAPAGTS, from the coding sequence TTGAACAAACTTGGCAGCGAGGGGAAGCACGTGGGTGACAGGGAAGCCAAGGACGATCTGTTTGACGCACTCGCCTCCGTGGCGAAGGGACTGGGCAGTGGCCGGCGGGCCGAGATTGTGGACGTTCTTGCCCAAGGCGAACGTCCGGTGGACGAGATTGCCCAGGAGATCGGGCAAAGCGTCGCGAACACGTCGCAGCACCTCCAGCACCTGCTACGGTCCGGGCTGGTGCACTCGCGCAGGGATGGCACCCGGATCTACTACCGCCTCAGCGGGCCCGGGGTGGCCCAGCTCTGGACGGCCGTCCGTCTCGTGGCTTCGGATCATGTCGCAAAGCTCAACGAGCTCGCGGCAGCGTACCTCGGAGACCGGTCGGCGCTGAGCACCCTGACCCGGACCGAGCTAAGGGACCGGATGGCCGGCGGGGACATTGTCGTGCTTGACGTCCGACCCGAGCCGGAGTTCCGGTCAGGGCATATCGCCGGCGCGGTCTCGGTCCCGGTGAAGGAGCTGACGGAGCGGCTGCGGGAGCTGCCGGAAGGTCACACCGTCGCCGCCTACTGCCGTGGCCCGTACTGCGTGTTCGCCGACGAGGCCGTCAGGACGTTGCGCCGAAGCGGCATCCCCGCCGTCAGGCTCGAGGACGGGTACCCCGAGTGGGAAGCGGCGGGCCTGCCGGTGGAGACAAATGCCTCAAACGCGCCTGCGGGCACGTCGTGA
- a CDS encoding OsmC family protein, protein MATTATVRNGIDVSRLLETIHAIEADPAQGSFTFSATSTWSDGTHNIGRIQGFTHAGVHDAGRSQGFTLEGDEPPVLLGNDAGPNAVELLLQALGFCYAVGYVANAAAQGIEIASLQMQVEGDLDVGKFLGLAGPRPGFTAIRARARVSSPNATVEQLKALCQYVQDSSPVRDCLANPVPVETSLEVI, encoded by the coding sequence ATGGCCACCACAGCTACCGTCCGCAACGGCATCGACGTCAGCCGTCTGCTGGAGACAATCCACGCGATCGAAGCAGACCCCGCACAGGGCAGCTTCACCTTCAGTGCCACCAGCACCTGGAGCGACGGCACACACAACATCGGACGGATCCAAGGCTTCACCCACGCCGGCGTTCACGACGCCGGCCGGAGCCAGGGATTCACTCTGGAAGGGGATGAGCCGCCAGTGCTCCTGGGAAACGATGCCGGCCCCAACGCCGTCGAGCTTCTCCTGCAAGCCCTGGGCTTCTGCTACGCCGTGGGCTATGTCGCGAATGCGGCCGCCCAGGGCATCGAGATCGCCTCATTGCAGATGCAGGTTGAAGGCGACCTGGACGTCGGCAAATTCCTGGGCCTCGCCGGCCCCCGGCCGGGATTCACGGCGATCCGTGCACGGGCACGTGTGTCGAGCCCGAACGCCACCGTCGAGCAGCTGAAGGCGCTCTGCCAATACGTCCAGGACAGCTCACCGGTCCGTGACTGCCTGGCCAACCCGGTCCCGGTCGAAACCTCCCTCGAAGTCATCTGA
- a CDS encoding methyltransferase domain-containing protein — MSTPTTAAPVDRVDLETKVKQIYRAVAQNPAGHYHFPMGRSLAVGLGYPAAPLDLVPAGAVESFAGVGYSFDLADLTEGEEVLDLGSGSGMDAFVAALTVGPGGRVVGLDMTEEQNAKAENLRMSAGFPQVTFTQGHIEELPFRDASFDCVISNGVINLSPDKNAVFREAARVLRPGGRLAITDIVTEKQLTPQIVCNTDLWAACIGGAAQTDTYQQAITDSGFILEKLRRNPYEFLSDRARTAAAKYGVMSVSFLARVR; from the coding sequence ATGAGCACCCCAACCACGGCAGCACCCGTCGACCGCGTCGACCTTGAAACCAAGGTCAAGCAGATCTACCGGGCGGTCGCCCAGAACCCCGCCGGCCACTACCACTTCCCGATGGGCCGCAGCCTCGCCGTAGGGCTGGGCTACCCGGCCGCGCCGCTGGACCTGGTCCCGGCCGGGGCCGTCGAGTCCTTCGCCGGCGTCGGATATAGTTTCGACCTGGCAGACCTCACCGAGGGCGAAGAGGTCCTGGACCTGGGCTCCGGCTCCGGGATGGACGCCTTCGTCGCAGCCCTCACCGTTGGGCCCGGCGGCCGGGTCGTGGGCCTGGACATGACCGAGGAACAGAACGCGAAGGCCGAAAATCTCCGGATGTCGGCGGGCTTTCCCCAGGTCACGTTCACCCAGGGCCACATCGAGGAACTCCCCTTCAGAGACGCAAGCTTCGACTGCGTCATTTCCAACGGCGTCATCAACCTCTCCCCGGACAAGAATGCGGTCTTCCGCGAAGCGGCACGCGTCCTGCGGCCTGGCGGACGCCTGGCCATCACCGACATCGTCACCGAAAAACAACTCACCCCTCAGATCGTCTGCAACACCGACCTGTGGGCCGCCTGCATCGGCGGCGCCGCCCAGACCGACACCTATCAGCAGGCGATCACCGACAGCGGGTTCATCCTGGAAAAACTAAGGAGGAACCCGTACGAGTTCCTGTCCGACAGAGCCCGCACCGCGGCCGCGAAATACGGTGTCATGAGCGTCTCATTCCTGGCACGTGTCCGCTGA
- a CDS encoding DUF3223 domain-containing protein, with protein sequence MMVAAASDPKKEVGAMAKYVVGEFSFAKKGEVEQLLRSVLEELEVGAMVTDSFVADLLTSLAREHPEATEKVGAGIEWWVVASNKDLGYTSKGFRAKQRGRDELVRFSYTDVLRPPKQRALVAEALTQEALDITRRFRTKAFAGGPVQCALTGKMIPEKTMADAVHLAPPRGQLHAAFLESEGLTYESVELVKHPVESGYRLVDRQLAERWRTFQEENVDGMAIVLRREQ encoded by the coding sequence ATGATGGTTGCAGCGGCGAGTGATCCGAAGAAAGAAGTGGGCGCAATGGCAAAGTATGTGGTCGGCGAATTCTCCTTTGCAAAGAAGGGGGAGGTCGAGCAACTTCTTAGATCAGTTCTGGAAGAGCTGGAAGTCGGTGCGATGGTCACCGATTCTTTCGTGGCTGATCTCCTCACGTCCTTGGCCAGAGAGCACCCCGAGGCAACAGAAAAAGTCGGCGCGGGGATTGAATGGTGGGTTGTCGCCTCGAACAAGGATCTTGGATACACATCGAAGGGTTTCCGCGCCAAGCAGCGGGGACGGGACGAGCTTGTACGCTTCAGCTACACCGACGTCCTGAGGCCGCCGAAGCAGCGAGCATTGGTGGCTGAGGCCCTCACGCAAGAGGCTCTGGACATTACCCGACGGTTCCGGACGAAAGCCTTTGCTGGCGGCCCGGTCCAATGCGCTCTCACTGGAAAGATGATCCCAGAGAAGACCATGGCTGATGCCGTCCACCTCGCTCCGCCTAGAGGTCAGCTGCACGCGGCGTTCCTGGAGTCGGAAGGACTGACCTACGAGTCGGTCGAGCTGGTGAAGCATCCGGTCGAGTCCGGATACCGTCTAGTTGATCGGCAACTTGCTGAACGATGGAGGACCTTTCAGGAAGAGAACGTGGACGGGATGGCGATCGTCCTTCGTCGCGAGCAATAA
- a CDS encoding HNH endonuclease codes for MQELIETPEIGNGSTVLGEEAHIRAQSPGGARYDPEYAEVDSYENLLLLCPTHHTLIDKDGGSRFTVAWLLEIKSDHERQQKRHSELQTAIRAYLGDRYHAEDIIQFQQVDIHGPSVDSMFVDVPIGGRRDGTAVTEFLAQIADADPGDTAELEMPSDFVVAGATQALLHPDWVGNAVLVGGPGQGKSTVLQYVCQFHRARRLGEDAYTAGDLDLVRAATPARFPVRVDLRKYAQWAEANPSRPNKGKRSRRKSRDSHWDGVNDGWRSLEEYVVEDIGRHIGANKFEARDLAVLLATEPVLLALDGLDEVASLPLRERVTKEIAGVQARLSPIAANLVILVATRPGSSLRPLTGTKSFPVLLLQRLTQGLRLQYLQRWVAVSKLSKESSERLQAAFMDNQSLPHINELASYPMQLAILLHLLHRRQLLPQQRTELYREYLKTFLDREQTEDKEPLLGNQRRVVENTHAFLAWYIQTKAEQGESSGAIGRDQLRTLLREFLAGRNEELKLAETLYSAITSRVLCLVERDDAFEFEVQSLREYFAAWYIFQNLPPKGNGNSRDDGLDALLERPYWANVCRFFIGMLSDGEVRALRDNFRVVDKRVSPLPIIRSMAATILNDRTYEGHTDSTIRDAVNMVLDGPGVLLAEDGLFDGGGAPLRLGERAGRSQAVAHLKERLEGNESSVRRDAIASCLRGHAIPEDDLASWWWSQFDLSPDWFGSASILGIFNALGGVQVSHLRSLISKVDQDSEWYTDLLARGRYDGGDLEILEAARRELNDGAAGSTRSDLGKTDLTILIECAEITAAGTILRAPQAEDMLSRGRAARLNSDSFSSRILRATLTFPDNFDSSSPVDWQERLLVLAEVWGGGYVLRRAVSAIPESIDNAAIESMGRNTSRDLSEAVATEVAYRANRGNSEWWRTHLESSKGPCDRMIAILALFERSHAKVFIELSDIIDKMVGTLAPKRYRIVEHTLRRDAVARRVRPLALQEALRTKQIDLSGRALWLVRIVGSDATKKRVGPELETKLGDLLRSGVTDGREAVGAAYTKRKLKLAAFKHARQALPPGSWASDAILASMTLPLAKEILFEPENWPIDIVQIASERMLAERTRRLKTLDEVSSTYRWFDEEK; via the coding sequence TTGCAGGAACTTATCGAAACACCGGAGATAGGCAATGGCAGCACTGTCCTCGGCGAGGAGGCGCATATTCGGGCGCAGAGTCCTGGGGGCGCAAGGTATGACCCCGAATATGCGGAGGTCGACAGTTATGAAAACCTCCTGTTGCTGTGCCCGACCCATCACACCCTGATCGATAAGGATGGTGGGTCTCGGTTCACGGTTGCTTGGCTTCTCGAGATCAAGTCAGATCACGAGAGACAGCAGAAGCGGCACAGCGAACTGCAGACTGCAATTCGGGCCTATTTGGGGGACCGTTATCACGCAGAAGATATTATCCAATTCCAACAGGTAGACATTCATGGACCTTCGGTGGATTCCATGTTTGTTGATGTGCCGATTGGGGGCCGTCGGGACGGTACTGCCGTCACCGAATTTCTGGCACAGATAGCAGATGCAGACCCCGGGGACACTGCGGAACTCGAAATGCCCTCGGATTTCGTGGTTGCCGGTGCCACTCAGGCACTTCTGCATCCCGACTGGGTTGGCAACGCAGTTCTCGTCGGTGGACCCGGGCAGGGAAAGTCGACCGTCCTCCAATACGTGTGCCAGTTCCATCGTGCACGCCGGCTCGGCGAAGATGCGTATACGGCCGGAGATCTGGATCTCGTTAGAGCAGCCACACCGGCGCGTTTTCCTGTGCGGGTGGACTTACGAAAATACGCGCAATGGGCCGAAGCAAATCCGTCGAGGCCTAATAAGGGGAAACGATCACGTCGAAAATCCCGGGACAGCCACTGGGACGGCGTGAATGATGGTTGGCGGAGCCTGGAGGAGTATGTCGTTGAGGACATCGGCCGTCACATCGGGGCCAACAAGTTCGAAGCGCGAGACCTGGCCGTGCTGCTGGCTACGGAGCCGGTCCTGTTGGCCCTGGACGGCCTGGACGAAGTGGCTAGCCTGCCACTACGAGAGCGTGTAACTAAGGAGATCGCGGGAGTTCAAGCCCGTCTCAGCCCAATCGCCGCCAACTTGGTAATTCTGGTAGCAACACGACCAGGGAGCTCGTTGCGGCCTCTGACAGGAACGAAGTCATTTCCCGTCCTACTCTTGCAGCGGCTCACCCAGGGTTTGAGGCTTCAGTACCTTCAACGCTGGGTCGCGGTTTCGAAACTTTCGAAAGAGTCATCTGAAAGGCTTCAAGCAGCCTTCATGGACAACCAATCCTTGCCTCACATCAACGAACTCGCCTCGTATCCGATGCAGCTGGCGATCCTACTGCATTTGCTTCACCGGAGACAGCTCCTACCGCAACAGCGAACAGAGCTCTATAGGGAGTATCTGAAGACGTTCCTTGACCGTGAACAGACCGAAGACAAAGAACCGCTGCTCGGTAATCAAAGACGTGTTGTGGAGAACACACACGCGTTTCTGGCGTGGTATATCCAGACGAAGGCGGAGCAAGGAGAGAGCTCGGGAGCGATCGGCCGCGACCAGCTCCGCACGCTCCTTCGGGAATTTCTCGCGGGGCGCAACGAAGAATTGAAGCTTGCGGAGACGCTATATTCCGCAATCACAAGCCGAGTCCTGTGCCTGGTCGAGCGGGATGACGCTTTCGAGTTTGAAGTCCAGTCCCTGCGTGAGTACTTTGCCGCCTGGTACATTTTCCAGAACCTTCCGCCCAAGGGAAACGGCAACTCCAGGGATGACGGGCTAGACGCGCTCTTGGAGCGTCCTTATTGGGCTAACGTCTGCCGCTTCTTCATTGGCATGCTGTCAGACGGGGAAGTCCGGGCGCTGCGAGACAATTTCCGAGTCGTCGACAAGCGCGTATCGCCGCTGCCCATCATTCGTTCAATGGCCGCCACGATTCTCAATGATCGGACTTACGAGGGGCACACCGACTCGACAATCCGCGACGCCGTGAACATGGTGCTCGATGGCCCGGGGGTACTCCTCGCTGAGGATGGTTTGTTTGACGGCGGCGGAGCACCGTTAAGACTAGGGGAGCGGGCTGGCCGTTCCCAAGCTGTTGCCCACTTGAAAGAGCGACTCGAGGGAAACGAATCCAGTGTGCGGCGCGACGCAATCGCCAGTTGCCTGCGGGGCCATGCAATACCCGAGGATGACCTTGCGAGCTGGTGGTGGAGCCAATTTGACCTGAGCCCGGATTGGTTCGGGTCAGCGTCGATCCTTGGAATCTTCAACGCTCTTGGTGGTGTGCAGGTTAGCCACCTACGCTCCCTGATTAGCAAAGTCGACCAGGATTCTGAGTGGTACACAGATCTTCTCGCCCGGGGACGATACGACGGCGGAGATTTGGAGATACTCGAGGCAGCAAGGAGAGAACTCAACGACGGGGCCGCAGGCAGCACCAGATCTGACTTGGGAAAAACTGACTTAACGATCTTGATTGAATGCGCCGAGATTACGGCAGCTGGGACTATCCTCCGTGCGCCTCAAGCTGAAGACATGCTTTCTCGAGGGCGTGCGGCCCGGCTCAACAGTGACTCTTTTAGCTCGCGCATTCTGAGAGCTACTTTGACATTCCCTGACAATTTCGATTCATCGTCGCCCGTCGACTGGCAAGAGCGGCTTCTTGTGTTGGCCGAGGTCTGGGGCGGCGGCTATGTCTTGCGCCGTGCCGTGTCGGCGATCCCGGAGAGCATTGACAACGCGGCGATTGAATCCATGGGGCGCAACACGAGCAGAGACCTGTCCGAGGCGGTCGCAACAGAAGTCGCATACCGTGCAAACCGTGGGAACTCTGAGTGGTGGCGGACTCATTTGGAGTCGAGTAAAGGACCTTGCGATCGCATGATTGCAATCTTGGCCCTTTTTGAGCGTTCACATGCCAAGGTGTTCATTGAGCTCTCGGACATCATCGACAAAATGGTCGGGACACTTGCACCGAAGCGCTACAGAATTGTGGAACATACCCTTCGCAGAGATGCGGTAGCCCGCAGGGTTCGCCCACTCGCCCTCCAGGAGGCCCTGCGAACAAAACAAATAGACCTTTCCGGGAGGGCGCTCTGGCTCGTGAGAATCGTCGGCTCTGACGCAACCAAGAAGCGAGTGGGTCCGGAGCTCGAAACGAAACTCGGTGACTTGCTTAGGTCAGGAGTCACCGACGGGCGTGAGGCCGTTGGTGCCGCGTACACCAAGAGAAAGTTGAAACTGGCTGCGTTCAAGCACGCCCGTCAAGCCCTCCCGCCAGGCAGCTGGGCAAGTGATGCCATCCTCGCAAGCATGACCCTCCCGCTTGCAAAAGAAATACTCTTCGAGCCTGAGAACTGGCCTATCGACATCGTGCAGATTGCATCAGAACGGATGCTCGCCGAACGAACCCGACGACTGAAAACACTGGATGAAGTCTCTTCGACATATCGCTGGTTCGACGAGGAGAAATAG
- a CDS encoding nuclease-related domain-containing protein produces MCGTSLPAGTEAIYESETKTVRCLECPTEAAESTSHDLEPACEALPANESGVAGSSARREYERRKAKDEEKLRGKWGPFGGIAVAVSDERQSTKAWDRGAIGEERLGARLDALAADGLAVLHDRRIPGSKANIDHIAITPGRIWVIDAKRYKGRPELKIEGGILRPRVEKLLVGRRDCTKLVDGVLKQVDVVRDLVGDVPVTGALCFVGADWPLIGGAFSTHGVHVLWPKRLAKVLVEEPAGDVDVAAVRESLASRFKPA; encoded by the coding sequence ATGTGCGGTACATCTCTTCCGGCCGGGACGGAAGCGATCTATGAGAGCGAGACAAAGACCGTCCGCTGCTTGGAGTGTCCCACAGAGGCTGCCGAATCCACGTCCCACGACCTCGAACCGGCTTGTGAGGCGTTGCCAGCCAATGAGTCTGGAGTAGCCGGGTCGTCAGCCCGACGCGAGTATGAGCGTCGCAAAGCGAAAGACGAGGAAAAGCTCCGCGGGAAGTGGGGTCCATTCGGCGGCATCGCAGTCGCCGTCTCTGACGAACGCCAAAGCACCAAGGCCTGGGATCGAGGCGCGATTGGCGAGGAACGCCTCGGCGCTCGGCTGGATGCCCTGGCCGCCGATGGCCTGGCCGTCCTTCACGACCGACGCATCCCCGGATCGAAGGCCAACATCGACCACATTGCCATCACTCCCGGTCGAATCTGGGTCATTGACGCCAAACGGTACAAGGGACGGCCTGAACTGAAGATCGAGGGTGGCATCCTTCGCCCCCGCGTCGAGAAGCTCCTCGTCGGCCGACGTGATTGCACGAAACTGGTCGATGGGGTGCTCAAACAGGTCGACGTCGTGCGAGACCTCGTCGGGGATGTTCCGGTCACCGGGGCGCTGTGCTTTGTTGGAGCCGACTGGCCCTTGATCGGAGGCGCATTCTCGACCCATGGCGTCCATGTACTCTGGCCGAAACGGCTGGCCAAAGTGCTTGTAGAAGAGCCAGCCGGCGACGTTGATGTAGCGGCGGTGCGTGAGTCATTAGCCTCGCGATTCAAGCCTGCTTGA
- a CDS encoding DUF4193 domain-containing protein, with protein MATDYDELRTDVKESQENSLEALKSAKAPDAKSVVQELDEADALDGLTPGGEFIAEELVVQVIPQADDEFTCWSCFLVRHRSQKASENDGHAYCVECVG; from the coding sequence GTGGCAACCGATTACGATGAACTGCGCACCGACGTCAAGGAATCCCAGGAAAACTCCTTGGAGGCCCTGAAGTCCGCCAAAGCCCCGGATGCGAAATCCGTGGTTCAGGAGCTCGACGAGGCTGACGCCCTGGACGGCCTGACCCCTGGCGGGGAGTTCATTGCCGAAGAGCTGGTCGTCCAGGTCATCCCGCAGGCTGACGATGAGTTCACCTGCTGGTCCTGCTTCCTGGTCCGCCACCGTTCGCAGAAGGCGAGCGAGAACGACGGCCATGCCTACTGCGTCGAGTGTGTTGGCTGA